Within the Kluyveromyces lactis strain NRRL Y-1140 chromosome A complete sequence genome, the region cattgGCTTTGATATTTGTTGGAGATTGCGGTCTATTCAGGTATTGGTTTTGATGctgattttgattcatattttttctgCCAGTGGCGCTGCTAGAGCTGTTACTATTACTCATGTTAGTACTGCTAACGGTGTTTGTTCCAAAAGGATTAGAACTATTGAGGTTGCTAATTGCATTGCCGTTATTGCTGTTATTGTTTGCATTGCCGGATGACAAGCCACCCTTTTTGAAAGCATTGTATGGATCAGCAGACCTAGGACGTGGGATATCAGCCAAATAATCGTACATTGGTTGCTGCATTGGACTGGCTGTATTTTGTGGCAATGGTGACCATTGTCTGTAGATGTTATCACCATTAAGAACGCTGTCTAAATTCAATGGCTGAGGGTTTTCTGCTTGATGCACCTGAGATTGAACTTTATTTGGTATAGGGGAAGCAATAGGACCCAATTGAGGAGATATATAACCACTGTGAACCAAAGAGTCTAGTTTTAACTTCGTACTATGCAAAACTTCCTCGTTCAATGAAGATAAAAGATTGTCCATAACAGTGTTCTGCTGAGAAGGCGTGAGCATTGATATCCAGTTACACAATTGGTTAACGTCATTGGTGAAATTGACCATAACATTAGCATTACTGTTTGAATGTTGCAATGGCAATGGTTGATGATTGATCGCCATTGAGCTTGTAGGTCTGGAAAAAGTATCCAAAAAAGTAGAGCCGTTTGAAGCAGTTGGATTCATAGCGGAATTGGATAATGGG harbors:
- the VTS1 gene encoding Vts1p (some similarities with uniprot|Q08831 Saccharomyces cerevisiae YOR359W VTS1); amino-acid sequence: MSSQNMLSSLPGRTQSPVNLPRGAHPGAVLLSPKGSSANLQALGTNPTSPSQQPLFLNDLLNQQQFSLDSQLHLRDDLGRPSNMVSPLSNSAMNPTASNGSTFLDTFSRPTSSMAINHQPLPLQHSNSNANVMVNFTNDVNQLCNWISMLTPSQQNTVMDNLLSSLNEEVLHSTKLKLDSLVHSGYISPQLGPIASPIPNKVQSQVHQAENPQPLNLDSVLNGDNIYRQWSPLPQNTASPMQQPMYDYLADIPRPRSADPYNAFKKGGLSSGNANNNSNNGNAISNLNSSNPFGTNTVSSTNMSNSNSSSSATGRKNMNQNQHQNQYLNRPQSPTNIKANVFNKTSLATSSSNSGNALTTVNSASSTTSNFNCTNNSMNAKGLCDPKLLKNVPAWLKSLRLHKYSEALGSKPWFELIYLDDEALENMGVSALGARRKLLKAFSIVREYKANDMIDSSAF